One part of the Methylobacterium terrae genome encodes these proteins:
- a CDS encoding S8/S53 family peptidase, with amino-acid sequence MSERRVILVLPAREELRNPAMMRISGNDGRIRTRVSGIPARAELDTDFSPVPLGQIGHTARLELSSAAAAPYFAVRATIDDANDVPSTTTDGAAIFSDPQIAAFATPPGCSTAPIGTRADVERRLDVAGLAAKQLDGSGVGIAVMDDGINLAHLAGKGIAAALDASVTWPSLTCPPGQHPVGHGTMCAYGALIAAPKATLLDFPILRSTAIGGNPSAGFLSDALQAYASLIPLVSGRKRRFRSLVVTNSWGLYHESWDFPGGHTGRYVDNPDHPFNVIVGALSRYGVDILFAAGNCGAGCPDPRCQGVVKHTIMGANAHPDVITVAGVTTGGRRAGYSSQGPGIPGMVYAKPDLSSYTHFLGSEACGPGTADDGTSAACPVAAGCVAAIRTRVPPTILGPRDLARELKSDTSSRSAAGWNRNLGYGILEPLRTATRLGL; translated from the coding sequence ATGTCCGAACGGCGCGTAATCCTGGTATTGCCGGCGCGAGAGGAACTGCGCAATCCTGCCATGATGCGGATAAGCGGCAACGACGGCAGGATCAGAACGCGGGTATCCGGGATCCCCGCTCGTGCCGAGCTCGACACGGACTTTTCGCCGGTTCCCCTCGGGCAGATCGGCCACACCGCCAGGCTCGAACTCTCGTCCGCTGCCGCAGCGCCGTACTTCGCGGTCCGTGCGACCATCGACGACGCCAACGACGTGCCGTCGACGACGACGGACGGCGCCGCGATCTTCTCGGACCCGCAGATCGCCGCCTTCGCCACCCCGCCGGGCTGCTCGACCGCCCCGATCGGGACGCGCGCGGACGTCGAGCGTCGCCTCGACGTGGCGGGCCTCGCGGCCAAGCAGCTCGACGGGTCGGGCGTGGGGATCGCCGTGATGGACGACGGCATCAACCTGGCGCACCTCGCCGGCAAAGGCATCGCGGCGGCGCTCGACGCGTCGGTCACCTGGCCGTCGCTCACCTGCCCTCCGGGCCAGCATCCAGTCGGTCACGGAACGATGTGCGCCTACGGTGCGCTTATCGCCGCCCCGAAGGCGACCCTGCTCGACTTTCCGATCCTGCGGTCGACGGCCATCGGCGGCAATCCATCGGCCGGGTTCCTGAGCGATGCCCTCCAGGCCTACGCGAGTCTCATCCCCCTGGTGAGCGGGCGGAAGCGGCGCTTCAGATCTCTCGTCGTGACGAATTCCTGGGGCCTCTATCACGAGAGCTGGGACTTCCCGGGCGGCCATACGGGACGATACGTCGACAACCCGGACCATCCGTTCAACGTGATCGTGGGGGCCCTCAGTCGGTACGGCGTGGACATTCTCTTCGCGGCCGGCAATTGCGGCGCCGGCTGTCCCGATCCGCGCTGCCAGGGCGTCGTCAAGCACACGATCATGGGCGCGAACGCTCATCCGGACGTGATCACCGTGGCAGGCGTCACCACGGGCGGCCGGCGGGCGGGATATTCGTCACAGGGGCCGGGAATACCCGGCATGGTCTATGCCAAACCCGACCTGTCGAGCTACACGCACTTCCTCGGATCGGAGGCCTGTGGGCCCGGCACGGCGGATGACGGAACCTCGGCCGCCTGCCCGGTGGCGGCCGGCTGCGTCGCCGCGATCCGGACCAGAGTGCCGCCTACGATACTCGGGCCTCGCGATCTCGCGCGCGAATTGAAGTCCGATACCAGCAGCCGCAGCGCTGCGGGCTGGAACCGCAACTTAGGATATGGGATTCTCGAGCCGCTTCGAACCGCCACGCGTCTCGGGCTATGA